The Sylvia atricapilla isolate bSylAtr1 chromosome 13, bSylAtr1.pri, whole genome shotgun sequence genome includes a region encoding these proteins:
- the STARD5 gene encoding stAR-related lipid transfer protein 5 produces MDCVGRAEAAAEQLRLYRRDPEGWRRCRSTGEVAVSWRPSSEFAGNLYKGEGILPASPHNVWECIKPVAGGLRTKWDQNVKDFEVIETISDTVSVCRTTTPSACMKIISPREFVDVVVMKQYEDGTMQSAATNVEHPLCPPQPNFVRGFNYPCGCFCIPVPGEPNRTELLTFFQTDLGGYLPQTVVDSFFPSSISGFYSNLTKAVKALKA; encoded by the exons ATGGACTGCGTGGGGCGCGCTGAGGCGGCGGCCGAGCAGCTGCGGCTCTACCGGCGGGACCCCGAGGGCTGGCGGCGCTGCCGCAGCACG GGTGAGGTCGCGGTGTCCTGGAGACCCTCGTCGGAGTTCGCTGGCAACCT GTACAAGGGAGAGGGCATCCTGCCCGCCAGCCCGCACAATGTCTGGGAGTGCATCAAGCCGGTGGCCGGCGGGCTCAGGACCAAGTGGGACCAAAACGTGAAGGACTTCGAGGTCATCGAAACAATCAGTGAT ACTGTCTCTGTGTGCAGAACCACAACCCCTTCAGCTTGCATGAAGATTATTTCACCAAGGGAATTTGTGGATGTAGTAGTAATGAAGCAATACGAAGATGGGACAATGCAGTCTGCTG CCACCAATGTGGAACACCCCCTGTGTCCTCCTCAACCAAATTTCGTGAGAGGTTTTAATTATCCCTGTGGCTGTTTCTGCATACCTGTTCCAGG AGAGCCAAACAGGACTGAGCTTCTCACTTTCTTTCAGACGGATCTTGGTGGCTATCTTCCCCAGACAGTGGTGGATTCCTTTTTTCCATCTAGCATATCTGGATTTTATAGCAACCTGACCAAAGCTGTTAAGGCATTAAAAGCATGA